One Drosophila kikkawai strain 14028-0561.14 chromosome 3L, DkikHiC1v2, whole genome shotgun sequence genomic window carries:
- the LOC108078768 gene encoding cytochrome c oxidase assembly protein COX18, mitochondrial, translating to MAALLLYRACRRPILAGTYKNSYPGATFLNDTSNHRPASTEAAVTAATSVQVANASGMVGFWQTLSNSTPVAYMQDALIQIHDYSGLPWWASIVLSTFLFRSVVTLPLTVYQHRITARIERIALEMPAIVEELKREAAMAKHKFKWTDKQTQVVYQRSIKKQWQKLIIRDNCHPMKTLIVLWGQVPLWIFQSVALRNLVYLLPDPTSIQAQIVATEMTIGGFGWIPNLTVVDSSYILPVALGLINLAIIEVQSMSRTRPATRLQNAMNYVFRGLSVVMVPVACTVPSALCVYWVASSSFGLAQNLLLLSPEVRRSVGIPKTQTELDQPYDLLWLKIQQRVGLVERSSPADKTQPPATK from the exons ATGGCAGCACTGCTGCTTTACCGTGCCTGCAGGAGGCCAATCCTTGCTGGAACCTATAAAAACTCTTATCCCGGAGCTACATTCCTAAATGACACTAGCAATCACCGCCCGGCATCCACGGAAGCGGCGGTGACGGCCGCGACAAGTGTCCAAGTGGCTAATGCCAGCGGGATGGTGGGATTCTGGCAGACTTTATCGAACAGCACTCCAGTGGCTTATATGCAGGATGCGCTTATCCAGATACACGACTACAGTGGCCTTCCCTGGTGGGCCTCCATTGTGCTGTCCACATTTCTGTTCCGCAGCGTTGTCACCTTGCCGCTGACCGTTTACCAGCACCGGATCACGGCCAGGATCGAGAGGATAGCGCTGGAAATGCCCGCCATTGTGGAGGAGCTAAAGCGGGAGGCGGCGATGGCCAAGCACAAGTTCAAGTGGACCGACAAGCAGACGCAGGTCGTCTACCAACGTTCG ATAAAAAAGCAGTGGCAGAAACTCATAATCCGAGACAACTGTCATCCCATGAAAACCCTCATCGTGCTGTGGGGCCAGGTGCCACTGTGGATCTTCCAGTCGGTTGCACTGCGAAATCTAGTCTACTTGCTGCCGGATCCCACGAGTATACAGGCCCAGATCGTGGCCACAGAGATGACCATCGGAGGATTTGGTTGGATACCCAACCTTACAGTGGTGgacagctcctacatcttgccAGTGGCCCTGGGCCTCATAAACCTGGCCATCATTGAGGTGCAGTCCATGTCCCGTACACGTCCTGCCACACGGCTGCAAAACGCTATGAATTATGTGTTCCGAGGCCTCAGTGTTGTGATGGTTCCCGTGGCCTGCACGGTGCCGTCGGCGCTCTGTGTTTACTGGGTAGCCTCCAGCAGCTTTGGCCTCGCCCAAAATCTGCTGCTCCTCTCGCCGGAAGTGCGACGATCTGTGGGAATTCCCAAGACCCAAACGGAACTCGACCAGCCGTACGATCTGCTCTGGCTGAAGATTCAGCAGCGGGTCGGGCTCGTGGAGCGGTCTTCACCTGCTGATAAGACTCAGCCGCCGGCGACCAAATGA
- the LOC108078767 gene encoding zinc finger protein 782-like, with product MLDILRCVLRLYQVYKYISKYNFSIQVKKNLTIQIMEVQICRACLGTSPVMINIFDNAPGLGISIAGMITQCTPYEISKGDGFPENICESCLHCARSAFEIRQTIEKSHQKILKLKNRKVLTVNLRKDVCSPEIKKPHKCTYCQKTFKKKWNLQQHMRGVHTGERPYKCSHCSKSFSSREGLKIHIRTHTGEKPYKCSQCPKSFSTKDHLQLHIRTHTGERPYKCPQCPQSFAQKNGLTSHTRTHTGERPYSCTHCSKSFSTQSQVMLHIRTHTGERPYKCSHCSKSFSEKGSLKKHMRTHTGERPYKCSHCSKLFSIRSHLKTHIRTHTGERPYKCSQCSKSFSNRGYLTAHIRTHTGERPYKCSHCSKSFSSRSYLTPHIRTHTGERPYKCSHCSKSFSFKSNLIEHIRTHTGERPYKCSHCSKSFSHKNTLNRHIRTHK from the exons ATGTTAGACATTCTGCGTTGTGTATTAAGACTGTACCAAGTTTATAAGTATATATCCAAGtataatttttcaatacaagtaaaaaaaaacctcacTATTCAAATCATGGAAGT TCAAATCTGTCGCGCTTGCCTAGGAACGTCACCTGTAATGATCAACATATTCGACAACGCTCCTGGACTAGGGATCTCCATCGCCGGTATGATTACTCAATGCACTCCCTATGAGATTTCTAAAGGAGATGGCTTTCCTGAAAACATCTGCGAATCTTGCCTGCACTGTGCACGATCCGCCTTTGAGATACGGCAAACAATTGAGAAGAGCCACCAGAAGATACTCAAGTTGAAGAACCGTAAAGTCTTAACAGTCAATTTAAGGAAGGATGTTTGCTCTCCTGAGATTAAAAAACCGCACAAGTGTACCTACTGCCAAAAGACGTTTAAGAAAAAATGGAATCTTCAGCAACATATGCGAGGAGTACACACGGGAGAGCGACCGTATaagtgttcccactgctcGAAGTCATTTTCCAGTAGAGAGGGTCTTAAAATACATATCCGAACTCACACGGGCGAGAAACCGTATAAGTGCTCTCAGTGCCCAAAGTCATTTTCCACTAAGGACCATCTTCAGTTACATATCCGAACGCATACGGGAGAGCGACCGTATAAGTGTCCCCAATGTCCACAGTCGTTTGCCCAGAAAAATGGTCTTACGTCGCACACTCGAACACATACGGGAGAGCGACCGTATTCGTGCACCCACTGCTCGAAGTCGTTTTCAACGCAATCTCAAGTTATGCTACACATCCGAACTCACACGGGTGAGAGACCGTATaagtgttcccactgctcTAAGTCATTTTCCGAAAAAGGAAGTCTTAAAAAACACATGCGAACTCACACTGGAGAGCGACCATacaagtgttcccactgctcaaagtTGTTTTCCATAAGAAGTCATCTTAAAACACACATAAGGACTCATACTGGAGAGCGACCATACAAGTGTTCCCAATGCTCAAAGTCATTTTCCAATAGAGGTTATCTTACCGCACACATCCGAACTCACACTGGAGAGCGACCTTacaagtgttcccactgctcaaagtcATTTTCCAGTAGAAGTTATCTTACCCCACACATCCGAACTCACACTGGAGAGCGACCATACAAGTGttctcactgctcaaagtCGTTTTCCTTTAAAAGCAACTTAATTGAACATATCCGAACTCACACTGGAGAGCGACCATACAAGTGCtcccactgctcaaagtcGTTTTCGCATAAAAATACTCTTAATAGACACATCCGAACTCACAAATAA